cgtattgagttgtatctcaaaggtttggcacctgAAATAcggagccacgttacctcggctaacctcaacaacatccaggaaatccagcgtctcgctcatcgcatcaccgatcaggcagtggatcagaacaaactgccaaagcgtattagtgctactgctaccactactgcttctactacacttgctactcccagtgaaagtaagagaaaatgggatggggattctagcaagggatcagcttcagtgcagtcgcaagctcaacagcgaaagacagacagttaccagagtccaagtcagcactcctcaggcagccacagacagggagggtatcgaggaaaccttccaaagtgtaacacctgcaacaaacatcacagtggccagtgtaataaggttcgttgtcaaagatgcctcaagatgggtcatgaggccaaagattgtagaagccctcgacctgcgaaccagaatcagcagcagccccaaacacagcagaatcagcagcagggcaacaaggggtgttttcattgtggtgcagagggtcacttcaaaaggcactgccctcagctgaacaggaatcagaacaacaacaaccacaacaacaaccagggcaacgggaacaacaacaacaacaaccacgggggaaacaacaacaatggcaacgaggcaagaggtcaagctttcgtgttaggaggaggagacgcaatgaacaaTATTTGAACTATAGcttatcttgggttttcattattatgtttacgctactcaaacaaagtttggctcgaacattaatcgtattgggttttatgaattattttatcTACTATATtgtatgtttgatatgatggatggtttgatattattgaacgcacctgccgtattaatggaccttacgaacagggtatgcaaaccctatcttgacaagttcgtcattgtcttcatcgatgacattttgatttactccaagagtcaggaggagcacgagcagcacttacgccttatcttggaacttcttcgaaaggagcaactgtacgcgaagttttcaaaatgcgacttctggcttcgtgaagtccacttcttaggccatgtggtgaacaaggatgggattcatgttgatccatccaaggttgattcgatcagaaactggccagcaccgcgtacaccgacagaaatacgccaattcttgggtttggcgggttactacaggcgatttattaaagacttctctaagatcgcgcaaccacttactatgttaacacagaaaggtgtcgtttacagatggggtagtacgcaagagaccgcttttcagtacttaaaggataggctttgcagcgcacctattctctcactgccagagggcacggatgacttcgtggtttactgtgacgcatcgatacaggggcttggttgcgtattgatgcagcgggataaagttattgcatacgcctctcggcaactcaaggttcatgaacggaattatacgacgcacgatttagagctgggagctgttgttttcgcgcttaagatatggcgacactacctgtacggtaccaggtgcacgatttacaccgatcacaggagtctcgagcatattcttaagcaaaaggatttgaatatgcgtcaacggagatgggttgaacttctgaacgactacgaatgcgccatcaagtatcatccaggcaaggccaatgttgtggctgatgccctcagtcggaaagacactctacctaagcgcgtgcgagcgctacagcttactattcagtccagtcttcctgcacagatacgagctgctcagttagaagcactgaaacccgaaaacgttaaagctgaagccttacgcggctcaaggcaacgcatggaacaaagggaagacggcgcctactatgtaacggggcgtatttgggtcccactttatggcggtttacgcgaacttgtaatggatgaagctcacaagtctcgctattcggtacatccagggtcggataaaatgtaccacgacatcagcacaacatactggtggccaagtatgaaagcccacatcgccacctatgttggaaaatgcttaacctgtgcgagagtcaaggttgaatatcagaaaccagctggtctacttcagcagcccaagataccgcagtggaaatgggaagaaatttccatggatttcgttacgggcttacctagatcccagcgtgggaatgacactatttgggtgatcgttgatcgactcacaaagtctgctcacttcttggctatcaaagaaacggataagttttctaccttagcagacatttacttgaaagaagttgtttcgaggcacggagtgccaacctctatcatttcggatcgcgatgcacgattcacgtcagagctttggcaagcgatgcacaaatccttcggctcacggttagacatgagcacagcatatcatcctcagacggatgggcagtctgagcgaactatccaaactctagaagacatgcttcgagcgtgtgtcatcgatttcggcaatggctgggaaaaacacctccctttagtggagttttcatacaataacagttaccacaccagcattcaagccgctccatttgaggcattgtacggacgtaaatgccggtcacctctctgttgggcagaggtgggggatagtcaaattacgggtccagagattgttgtggacgccacagaaaagatagcacagatacgtcaacgcatggcggcagcacgcgaccgtcagaaagcctacgcggacaagcgtagaaagccattggaatttgaggtcggggaccgggttttattgaaagtttcaccctggaagggtgtggtccgatttggtaaacgaggcaaactgaatccgcggtacgtcggaccattcgaaatcttagaaaagattggcaaagtagcctacagattaaacctaccagctgaactcggtgcagttcacaatgtatttcacgtgtcgaatctgaagaaatgcctatcagatgagacccttatagttccttttaaggaactcactatcgacgagcggttgcagttcgtcgaggaaccagttgaaatcacggaccgggatgttaaggtcctcaaacacaagagaatccctcttgttcgagttcgttggaactcccagcgtggcccagagtatacctgggaacgcgaagaccagatgaaagaaaagcacccccagttattcgaaaccaatgcaaccactactgagactgaagctactactgcggaatttcgggacgaaattccaaatcaacggggggatgatgtgacaccccaggaaaaccagtaaatgatacaacttacctagcttcctcagtaaccgcatgttaaatttcgggacgaaatttctttcaagttggggataatgtcacaactcgagtttctgactttcactttcgcatttattgcgcgttgactttgactgtgtagttgtttgacttgtttgacttgtctGACTTAACCTTGTACTTAATTTGCAAGCGTGTTTTATATTATTTGAGATGCAACATACGTGTTATTCATGATATATAGATTATTTATGTGTAAGGGTTTAATAAAACGGGATTAGGAAGTGAACTTTAGTTAGTGGGTTTCGTTAGCAAATCAGGACCGGACCGTATACCTGAAACCCGCTTGTAACACATGTCCGTGTTGCGATAATATCCGACCCAATTGGCTGTGGTGTTGAGCGATTACAACCGGCCCAAGATGGCCCAAACCTTGTTCACATTTAGCATATACGTAGACGGGATGTTTTTTTTTGGAACAAACCCTATTTTCTTTTTCCTCTACCAAGTGTGCGACGGCAGCACCTCTCCGGATCTCTTCGAGGACATCATCTCAGTGTGATTGGGGTTAGTAGATTCGTGTGTTAATTCTTGAATACAAGTCCGATTCTTGTTTATAATGATCCCTAATTGCTAACCTTGTTACCTGCAATCTGATTTAACGAGTATGTATATATAGACGTATGATTATGCCATATGCTTGTTATGTATCGTATGATGATGTGTTCGGTGATATGCTTAGGATTGAAACATGACTGTTATGGATAGTGATTGAAACATGACTTGATGTAATAGTTGAGTAGAGTTCCAATAGGATGATTACTTGAGTCTGTTGATGATAAATAATAAACATTATGATGTTGGATTGATGATTGGCATTAATGAATATATATGGCTGATTGTGCATGTGAATGGTATAAAAGGTGCAGCCGAATTCAATGTCTTGCATGTGATATCATTAATGTTTTTCTTGGTCCAATCGCATGTCAAGATCTGATATAGTAAACATTAGTTGTCGGCCACTGTTCTATTTAGTTTGCATTGTGTCTAGCATTGGGAGACATGTGGGATGAATGTGTGTGTGTGCCATTAGACCAAAGATTGGTCCAATAACCTTGAGGTTATAAAAAAAAGTGGGTTGGCAATAATGAAATGGGGTTATTATAAAGTGATGGGGGGATTGGTTACCTGCCGACTTTGTATTAAAAAATGGAGCCCGAGTTTTGATAAGATGGAAGGTCCGGGTTTATTAGATGATAACTTGTCCGATTTTTTTTTATGTAAAGGGGGATGGGTCCGAGCTTTAACCTATGTTCTCTAGGTCCGACCTTCTTGAAGGTTTGCcaatggtccgagttttacatgGTGAATggttgtccgagtttcatgtcccccactagtccgagttttatatatTGCCAACCAAGTCCGACTTTTGGTTTATGTTACAAGGGCCCGAGTTTATCATACACATGTAGTCCGATGTTTTAATGTATGTGTGCCTAACTCTGTTCACTCAGCAAACACAGTTAGATAGTTAACTCTGTTATCGTATGCACGTAATCATGTAAGTATGTAACTTAATTAAACATGTAAATCATTGATAAGTTGTTAAGCTGTTAACCCTAATTGTtcgttaactctgttagttagtTAACTGGTACAGTTAAGTTATTATTTCGGTTTCTTATGTTAAATGTGTTAACCATGATAAGTGTATTGGTTATGCGAAGACATGTTATCTTGTTAAGTATGCTGATCTCGTTAAAAAGCGACAACCCTGTTAATTAGGTTACTGTATTAATGGTTCGAATTAATCAAGAACACGGTCATATGAGGCATGATTGTATGAAAACAAAATAACTGTTATATGCTGCATGATGATTGACTGCCATACACACTATGTGACGTTAGAATTGTGTACAAGATTGTTACGAACGAAAACTGATTATACATACGTGCGTACGATAGGTCGTggttgattaactgtgagcgtgcGTATTCTTTAGcgtaccgagcaaaccaaggtgagttcacactcttaccaaggcatgggattcccggggtgttgggaatgggattgaaaggttgattagatacactattgacactatgactagactaccacattactatcctcggatgtgaaggatacttatactgattactatcctcggatgtgaaggatacttatactgatcactatcctcggttgtgaaggatacctatagttacgagtagtctagtggatatacaacgtggaacaccaccaccaataacgtggaacaccaccaccaataacgtggaacaccaccaccaataacgtggaacaccaccaccaataacgtggaacaccaccaccaatagaacatacaaacggcccagtagagccacctgttacaaacgaacttactattacgcatttactttctgtgaactcgctcaactagttcgttgatcattctgttacatgccttgcagatcgttaggtacttggagcttgcactggagaagcgggtcgttgtggacaaggatcgtggcttttctgttgagctattatgacacttaaaactgttaactactactggtttatttactatgcttccgctacattttgaaacgatgatttgtttgatcaccttttgtattgaatggatggttttcagttattttacttaatattaaatgcatgttcaatatgattggtggcttgatcctggtcagtcacgctctcaagcggtgatactccgcagggggattttgggggtgtgacaacttgacGGGAAGTAATGCAAATGTGCAGGTGTCTAACTCGTTTGCGGTGCTGGATAATGATTTGAATGATGAGAAGAGGGACCCTACTAGTGCCAAGTCCATGATTGATGAGAATAATGGTACCCGTATACATCAACCGGAAGTAGTTAAGGAGTTAAATCCGACAGAGATGGCTGAATTTATGCGTAGTAACCAGAATAATAAAtcttctgagggggcaagcactcccggttaCGAGGGTTTTTAATGGGTAGCTTAGCTGCATGGAACATAAGGGGTCTGAACCAACCCCTGAAACAAAGTGAGGTTCGTCATTTTATTGCTGAGAATCAATTGAGTATTTGTGCCATTTTAGAGTCTCATGTGGATGTAAATAAGCTGAATAAGATTTGCGAGAAGGTGTTCAGGAATTGGAAGTGGACTTCAAATGGAGACATGTGTAGTAGAGGTACGAGGGTGATTTTGGGGTGGAATGCGGATGACATTGACCTTATGGTTATTGCTCAATCCGATCAGGTTATTCATACGCAGATTTTGTTCAAATcggttaaaaagaaaattttttGTTCCTTCGTGTATGCGGAGAACAAATACCAGGATAGGAGAAGCTTATGGGATGATCTGTGCAAATTTAGTGGCCTCACATGTGACACTCCTTGGGTTGTGATGGGTGACTTCAACGCTGCATTGAATATGGAGGATTTTCTCATGGGTCCGTCTTCTCATACGATAGCGATGCGAGAGTTTTATGAATGTGTTCAAATGACGGAACTGATTGATATTAAAAGTCACGGGTTGCACTATACTTGGAATCAAAAACCAAAGGATGGGATAGGAATGCTAAAGAAGATCGATCGTGTCATGGGCAACATAAAACTTTTAGAGATTTTTTCGGATGCGTATGCCATTTTTCAGCCGTTTCGGGTCTCGGATCATACTCCGGCCATACTGAAGTTATTCTCTATTCATAGGGATCGGCCTAAACCGTTTAAATTCCCAAATTTTATTGTGACGAAGCCTGAGTTTCGTGATGCTGTCGTGACCGAGTGGAATAAACCGGTTGAAGGTGTGACCATGTTTTCtgtagtgaagaagatgaaggaGCTGAAATCTCACTTTCGGAGGATATTACATAATCAAGGTAATCTTCATACACGGGGTTATTGATCTACGAAATGAGTTGGATAAGGTTCAAAAACAGGTGGAATCTCATCCGTTTGATGCCGCTCTTAGAGCTTCAGAAGTCATATGTTTACGTGATTTCAAGGCTGCTAGCTATGATGAGGAGTGTTTCTTGAAGCAAAAGTCCAAAGTGCAATGGTTATGTGCTGGTGATTCTAACACTTCTTATTTCCATAATTGTGTGAAAAATAGGAATGCGAGAAATAAGATCAATTGCATCAAGGATACGAACGGTAATCAGTATGAGGGAAGTGATGTTGCGGCTGCCCTTCTTAACCATTATTCGGCCTTCATGGGTACGGAAGATCAGGTTGTGAGTCTTGATGATCCtgatttatttgttaatgttTTACAACAAAATGTGGCGGCGGATATGGTGAGACATGTCACGGATGATGAGGTGAAACAGGCTATGTTCAGCATAGGTGAAAACAAGGCCCCTGGTCCGGATGGGTACACGTCTGCGTTTTTTAAAAATGCGTGGGATATAGTGGGTAGTGAGGTTATAAAAGCGGTGCGTGATTTCTTTAATAATGGACAAATTCTGAAGCAAATTAACCACACGATCTTAGCGTTGGTGCCAAAGATAGATACCCCAAATACGGTGCTTGACTATAGGCCGATATCATGCTGCAATGTGATTTACAAATGTATTAGCAAAATAATCACTGTTCGTTTGAAGGGCAGCTTGGGGATTTTAGTGAACATAAACCAGTCCGCGTTTGTTCCGGGTAGGAAGATATCGGATAACATTCTCATTACGCAGGAGCTTATGCATAATTATCATGTGAATCGTGGTCCGCCGAGGTGTGCATTGAAGATAGACATCCAGAAAGCTTATGACACTGTAAGTTGGTCTTTTTTGGAATCTATTCTAAAACGGTTCGGGTTTCACCGGAAGATGGTATCTTGGATTATGGCATGTGTCACTTCCGTGTCCTATTCAGTCAGCATAAATGGTGAGTTGCATGGGTATTTTTCGGGGAAACGTGGTCTTCGTCAAGGAGATCCAATGTCCCCATATCTATTCACGTTGGTTATGGAGGTGTTATCCCTCATGTTGCAAAAGATGGCGTTAAATCCGGCTTTTAAGTTCCATAGCCAATGCTCTAAACAAAAGATTATTAATGTGTCCTTTGCTGAtgacttatttgtttttgttaatgGGGATACTGGATCGGTTCAGCTAATTCGGAATGTGTTGGAGAAGTTTACGAGTGTCTCGGGATTAGTCCCTAGCTTGCCAAAGAGTACAATCTTCTTCTGTAACGTTACAAGTCAAGTTAAAGCTGAGATTATGAACTTGTTGCCGTTTCGTGAGGGTAATCTTCCGGTTCGCTATCTCGGGGTTCCGTTGATCTCTACTAAGTTATCTTTTAGAGACTGTCGGGTGCTTGTGGAACGTATGGAGAGGCGGGTTAATCACTGGATGTCTAAATCGCTGTCTTTTGCAGGCCGATTGCAGCTTCTTAACTCTGTTCTTTCAGCTATGTACACATACTGGGCATCGGTATTTATTTTGCCTATGCGAATAGTTAAGGATCTTGAAAAGAGAATGCGTAGATTTCTTTGGAATGCAGGGAACCCGGGCAATATTCGGTCAAAAGTCGCTTGGAAGGATGTTTGTTTGCCTAAAGATGAGGGGGGTCTAGGGATCAGAAATATATCCGATGTGAACAAAGGCCTTATGATGTCACACGTCTGGAGCATCATTAGCAACCGTGAGTCCCTATGGGTCCAATGGATCCACTCGTACAAGTTAAAGGGCCGTAATTTTTGGGATATTCAAAGCCGTGGTAGCTCAACTTGGAGTTGGCGAAAGATTCTTGCTATTCGTCCGCTAGTCAGACGTTATGTTTGGAGGGATATTGGTAGTGGTTCGCAGACTAATGCATGGAGTGACAATTGGTGCTCGTGTAGTCCTATCCGTAATTTTATTACGCCTAGGAGAATAGCTCAAGCTGGATTTACATTGCATACTACGGTTGATGAGCTTGTAGATGCGGAGGGCAATTGGAGGTGGCCTCAGGCATAGTATGACTTATTCCCAGTTCTCATAAATATTACGGTTCCTCATCTTGTTCCTGGTTCGAGTGATAGACTGGGTTGGAAAACTGTGGAAGGTAAAATTGTGCATTTTAGTACCTGGGAAGCATGGAACAACCTTCGGTTAAGAGATAACAAGGTAGTTTGGGCGAACATGGTGTGGTATGGCCAATGCATTCCAAGACACGCTTTCCTCCTTTGGTTAGTTCTAAAAAATAAACTCAAGACGCAGGATAGACTGGCGGTTTGGGAAGCTGGGAGTGAGACAAATTTAAGACTTATGTGCTGCCCTCTATGCAACTATGGACGGGACTCGAGGGATCACTTGTTCTTTCAATGCTCTTTTTCGGCTAAAGTTTGGAATATTGTCAAGACGCGAACGGATCTGAGATATGTTGATGACTATTGGAGCTCTATTGTGGGATGGATAGATCATAATACGAGTTCAAAGACGCTGGCTCACATTGTAAGTAAGCTTGTTCTTGCGGCTGCTACATACTTCATATGGAAAGAAAGGAACAATCGGTTGTTTTCTAACATACGCAATAAGGAAGAGATGGTGGCTCAATCTATTTTTGATACGGTTCGACTTCGTATTATGGGGTTCAAGATCGGTCGGGACGTGAATAGCAGGAAGCTTTTGGAAATGTGGGAAATAAAGGTGGACGATCCGGGCTAAGGGCGATGATTAGTTAGCAAGTGTCTAGTAGTTTTTGTGTTATGGTTCGGGTTGTGTTTTGGTTTTGGCTGTGTGTTTTGGTTTATAGTTTGAGTTTGCCTAGGCTTGGCCTGTCAAGCCTAGTTAGTGTGTGTCGAACGCTTTGTCACACCCTGTTCTTTGATtctttataaaattcaccggggtaaccctttacccaaaaaaaataataacattttattcatcacccaagggtggaatacattgttcaaaacaagaaccaacatgatacattgtcttaaaactactgaaataaagagtacataacgtcattaaactaagtctagctctgttttatgtcactaaggcccaagtccaccctagcgtgtcacgatcatcctatgcattagctcctgaaacacatgtgaaaataggtacgtcagcataaaaatgcctgtgagtaacataggttttatgaaaataggattcatgacttaggtttaagaaaatgtttaatgaaaacttgtcatgaatctagtttaagtgtttgcttataaaatgtttgaaaagcgataacaaatcagttaatatgtatgtataaaagaatgttgtatggttaaaagaataaccaaataaaaataagttgtatgaaataaattgttttgtaaaacaaagtcttgtgaaaaagatattatttgtgtaaaatgtataagtccgaaattgaatgatttaaataacggtatgtcatgtaatacaatacaagcacttatatataggaagtaccagcggcgtatccaccatgcttgtagcatactacacacatatcgttacttaagtcacttaaacaaaccaccaaagcatatagttcatgtccaaaacaatcatcaaatgttcttgtctaaaccattgtcaatgtttaaaacccaaaatgtagtcatgtagttaagtatgtgtaaacaaaagttatgtatggtaagtaacaaaatgagaatacttaaccataagtaaaaaggaacaaaacaaagtattttgaataaatcaaaaagttatgttttgccaagtaaaaagcttgttttattgatacaaacatttatgtggtaagttaacgcattacattcaagccttgagacagcaggataaccttagagtaaaggttatcaaagtaaaatgttcacggattcagtcattcctttcacccaaacaaacctagggtgtcaggaacgggatttgtcaagtcctatggtaccattacttactaccaagcggcgtagctaatgttaatgaatgtagtaaagaaccgtttatgcaaaccaaatgtcataccaaatgtaaacaagttatgtgaaaacaatgtactaagtatgctaagtaaacatacaaagcagaaaagtcaaaaaaaaaaaaacaatgtgctaatatgccatgagAACATATATCACAAAgtgatgtaatgtaaatcaatgtgctagcatgttaagtaaacatacatagcaaaacataatgaaatcatgtactaatagtgtactaatgaacatagcaagtataagttgtgaaaacaagaaagcacgaaagtaacaagtaggcacatgtgtttcaccccaaaatgtttagaaaacagtaaaagaggggactatgtactcacttgagattgcttagaagtcgtaggataaccaccaagcaatgctagtagatcacggaatcaaacggcacctataaaggcatctatattaataaccggacctatcggaggatcgggtagtacgagggttcgtaaaccaaataagttggggaacttatgtaacatggtttaacaaagcctacgtactaaaacgaaacctatcctaagtgcttttgacccgttacgacccgcttaggtagcttatgctactttaacgcgtcgtttgcgtaaaacgcgttcggaatgcttaactagtcctatgacaagcaagttatgccttaacatgcttaatattgttgctaaatcagtttagatgtcaaaatttatgttacataggcttaaaatgaattttggcgcaaagagggtattttggtaatttacctaaggcataagaactacttatcatacaactacttaaacgtcgtgaccataaggtataaccttggaaggttattccctacacaaTTATGGTCACcaaaaatgtttggtcggatcctaatgatcgaccaaatgggtcgggttcgtaagcataagcgattaattagatcgcttacctttacgaccctaaacaagcacaaatctaaaagcgacgagctaaacatgctagatcatgtttagtaatgttagaaaacagtcGGAGGCCACGTTTGCCCTTGAAGAAAC
This genomic interval from Helianthus annuus cultivar XRQ/B unplaced genomic scaffold, HanXRQr2.0-SUNRISE HanXRQChr00c003, whole genome shotgun sequence contains the following:
- the LOC110876311 gene encoding uncharacterized protein LOC110876311 — protein: MVWYGQCIPRHAFLLWLVLKNKLKTQDRLAVWEAGSETNLRLMCCPLCNYGRDSRDHLFFQCSFSAKVWNIVKTRTDLRYVDDYWSSIVGWIDHNTSSKTLAHIVSKLVLAAATYFIWKERNNRLFSNIRNKEEMVAQSIFDTVRLRIMGFKIGRDVNSRKLLEMWEIKVDDPG